From a region of the Aphis gossypii isolate Hap1 unplaced genomic scaffold, ASM2018417v2 Contig00402, whole genome shotgun sequence genome:
- the LOC126554025 gene encoding uncharacterized protein LOC126554025 — MPSDNHKIVIRADKTPAGQHTRRFNAPTIDEVAIVVVGENLESRDIVLRRRNDQLQRIKETHRSYDALQYPIIFWQGEDGYDFSIKMINPIAGSETNKKVSSMNYYSYRLMIRENEDNHILKCRRLYHKYVVDMYVKIETERLTFIRLNQTKLRSEEYIHLRDAINTDGNAQNVGRMTILPATYIGSPRHMHEYAPDAMSYVRHYGTADLFITFTCNPQWIEINQELFSGQSPIDRHDITARVFGQKLKSLMDFIVKHNVFGETRCWMYSVEWQKRGLPHAHILIWLVENIRPNEVDAVISAEIPNVQVDPGLHEVVIKNMIHGPCGTLNQNSPCMMDGKCSKRYPRTLISETITGNEGYPLYRRRSTADNGKSTIVKLNQQDIEIDNRWIVPYSPILSKTFKAHINVESCHSVKSIKYICKYVTKGSDMAVIGIGAENSNDEVTQYQMGRYVSSNEAVWRIFSFPIHERHPSVVHLAVHLENGQRVYFTAQNAVQRAAQPPSTTLTSFFETCQNDDFAQTLYSEMPKYYTWNQSSRRFIRRKQGKPVPGYTDVYSTDAIGRIYSVHPSNDECFYLRLLLVNVRGPTSFQQLRTVDGLTAPNRPMHDAFNQELHRERLYDLNALKELIQQIFYLTNDETGGIYFLDAPGGTGKTFLISLILATIRSQNKIALALASSESQQLCLKVVEQPIQH; from the exons ATGCCATCCGATAAtcacaaaattgtaatcagAGCTGATAAAACACCTGCAGGTCAACATACAAGACGTTTTAATGCACCAACTATTGATGAAGTTGCTATCGTTGTAGTTGGAGAAAACTTGGAATCCCgtgatattgttttacgtCGTCGGAATGATCAATTACAACGTATAAAGGAAACACACCGCTCATATGATGCACTGCAATATCCCATTATATTTTGGCAAGGTGAAGATGGCTACGatttctcaataaaaatgataaatcccATTGCAG GTTCTGAAACCAACAAAAAAGTCAGTTCAATGAACTATTATTCATACCGCCTAATGATTCGGGAAAATGAAGATAATCACATATTGAAATGTCGGCGATTATATCACAAATATGTTGTTGacatgtatgttaaaattgaaacggAGAGATTAACATTCATCAGGTTGAATCAAACCAAACTCCGATCTGAAGAGTATATTCACCTTCGAGATGCGATTAATACTGATGGAAATGCACAGAATGTCGGTCGGATGACTATTCTTCCAGCAACATACATCGGAAGCCCTCGGCATATGCACGAATATGCTCCAGATGCCATGTCGTATGTTCGTCATTATGGTACAGCAGATTTGTTCATCACATTTACATGCAATCCGCAATGGATAGAAATCAATCAGGAGTTATTCTCTGGGCAATCACCCATTGATCGTCATGATATTACAGCCAGAGTCTTTGGACAAAAGTTGAAATCTTTAATGGATTTCATCGTAAAACATAATGTGTTTGGTGAGACACGCTGCTGGATGTATTCTGTGGAGTGGCAGAAACGAGGATTGCCACATGCACACATTTTGATTTGGttggttgaaaatataagGCCAAATGAAGTTGATGCAGTGATATCAGCTGAAATCCCAAATGTACAAGTAGATCCTGGATTGCATGAGGTAGTTATCAAAAACATGATACATGGTCCCTGTGGAActcttaatcaaaattcacCGTGTATGATGGATGGTAAATGTTCAAAACGATATCCACGGACATTAATATCAGAAACAATTACTGGTAATGAAGGTTATCCATTGTATCGTCGCAGATCGACAGCAGACAATGGAAAATCAACAAttgtcaaattaaatcaacaagaTATTGAAATAGATAATCGTTGGATTGTTCCATATTCACCCATTTTATCAAAGACATTCAAAGCACACATCAACGTTGAATCTTGCCATTCAgtgaaatctattaaatacatttgcaaaTATGTAACCAAAGGGAGTGATATGGCTGTGATTGGAATTGGTGCAGAGAATTCCAATGATGAAGTTACCCAATACCAAATGGGCCGCTATGTCAGTAGTAATGAAGCAGTTTGgcgaatattttcttttcctaTTCATGAGAGACACCCTTCTGTTGTTCACTTAGCTGTGCATTTAGAAAATGGACAAAGAGTGTATTTTACAGCACAGAACGCAGTACAAAGAGCTGCTCAGCCACCATCTACTACATTAACCAGTTTTTTTGAGACATGCCAAAACGATGATTTCGCACAAACGCTATATTCTGAaatgccaaaatattatacctggaATCAATCCTCAAGGAGATTTATACGACGGAAACAAGGAAAACCAGTTCCAGGATATACAGATGTATATTCCACCGATGCGATTGGCCGGATTTATTCAGTACATCCAAGCAATgatgaatgtttttacttaCGACTGCTATTAGTCAATGTACGTGGCCCAACATCATTCCAACAGTTACGAACTGTTGATG gcCTGACCGCGCCCAATCGTCCAATGCATGACGCTTTTAACCAAGAGTTGCATCGAGAAAGACTGTATGATCTCAACGCTTTGAAAGAATTAATTCAACAAATCTTCTACT TAACAAATGATGAAACTGGAGGGATTTACTTCTTAGATGCACCTGGTGGTACaggaaaaacttttttgatttcattaatattagcaACAATTCgctcacaaaataaaattgcacttGCACTCGCTTCGTCGGAATCGCAGCAACTTTGCTTGAAGG
- the LOC126554026 gene encoding uncharacterized protein LOC126554026 — MPRERRANIGRRTRHASQQQVYSRNLREERQNIIRENDRLRHRVSTRRSLASYNRLAFQYDPTANYSDDENLDIGRMTTICRYCNAVKFKRETVGLCCASGKVKLDPLLTPPQPLKTLFDGSDPDSSHFLQHILEYNNCFRMTSFGANIIREGGFMPTCKIQGQIYHLHGSMVPTPDEPHQFLQIYFISSMVDQLNVRCNIQGAQQLKRRIIEQLQAFFHANNAVVNMFKTALERMPSDTHKFVIRADCTPTGEHVRRFNAPTVNDVAAIIVGDPTKSRDIVVQRRSNIMHRVNETHRLYDALQYPIIYWQGQDGYDITLKMVDPITGVSTNNKNLSAMNYYAYRMMIRTHEENVILKCGRLFQQFAVDMYVKVETERLAFIRFNQPKLRSEDYIHLRDAIHSDGDVQNIGRLTILPSTYIGSPRHMHEYAQDAMTYVQNYGTPDLFITVTCNPKWTEIERELEPGQKPQDRHDIIARVFQQKLKVMMDVLTKYRVFGDTRCYMYSVEWQKRGLPHAHILIWLLNKLHSNEVDDIISAEIPDPVTDPRLHDIVTTQMVHGPCGALNPLSPCMADGKCTKRYPRPLVAETVTGNDGYPVYRRRSKEDNGRTIKVKVQNQEIEIGNEFIVPYCPLLSRIFETHANVESCHSAKSIKYLCKYVTKGSDMAVFGIASENVNDEISNFQMGRYVSTNEALWRLLSFQIHERYPTVVHLAVHLENGQEFTSLRLMRHNELRDHHRQH, encoded by the exons ATGCCTAGAGAACGACGTGCGAACATCGGCCGCCGCACAAGACATGCAAGCCAGCAACAAGTCTATTCAAGGAACTTAAGAGAAgaaagacaaaatataataagagaaAATGACCGATTGAGACATCGCGTGAGCACACGAAGATCATTGGCATCATACAATCGCTTGGCATTCCAATATGATCCCACTGCGAACTACAGTGATGATGAAAATTTGGATATTGGACGAATGACGACTATATGCCGATATTGCAATGCGGTAAAGTTCAAAAGAGAAACGGTTGGATTGTGCTGCGCAAGTGGAAAAGTCAAACTGGATCCATTACTTACACCACCACAGCCACTGAAAACATTGTTTGATGGAAGTGATCCCGATTCCAGCCATTTTCTTCAACACATCCTTGAATACAATAACTGCTTTCGCATGACTTCCTTTGGAGCTAATATCATTCGAGAAGGCGGCTTCATGCCGACTTGCAAG ATACAAGGTCAAATATATCATTTGCATGGTTCAATGGTGCCAACACCAGATGAACCGCATCAATTTctgcaaatatatttcatttcgtCGATGGTGGATCAGCTGAACGTGCGGTGCAATATACAGGGAGCACAACAGTTAAAGAGACGAATTATTGAACAGTTGCAAGCATTTTTTCACGCTAATAATGCTGTGGTTAATATGTTCAAAACAGCATTGGAACGAATGCCATCGGATACGCACAAATTTGTCATAAGAGCGGATTGTACTCCAACAGGTGAACATGTGCGAAGATTCAATGCACCCACCGTTAATGATGTTGCTGCAATTATTGTTGGCGATCCAACTAAATCACGAGACATTGTCGTTCAGCGAAGAAGCAATATCATGCATCGTGTAAACGAGACACATCGTTTGTACGATGCGTTACAATATCCAATCATTTATTGGCAAGGGCAAGACGGATACGACATCACGTTGAAGATGGTCGATCCAATTACAG GAGTATcaacgaataataaaaatctaagcgCAATGAATTACTATGCGTATCGTATGATGATTCGTACACATGAGGAGAATGTCATTCTGAAGTGCGGTCGGCTATTCCAGCAATTCGCTGTCGACATGTATGTCAAAGTCGAGACCGAACGTTTAGCGTTCATCAGATTCAATCAGCCAAAGCTACGATCTGAGGACTATATACACTTGCGTGATGCTATTCATTCAGATGGTGATGTTCAGAATATTGGACGACTGACGATTCTCCCATCAACTTATATCGGAAGCCCACGCCACATGCACGAATACGCTCAAGACGCTATGACGTACGTGCAAAATTATGGAACTccggatttatttattacggtCACATGCAATCCGAAGTGGACGGAAATTGAACGCGAGTTGGAACCGGGTCAAAAACCGCAAGATCGCCATGACATAATCGCCAGAGTATTTCAGCAAAAACTCAAGGTTATGATGGATGTGCTTACTAAGTATCGAGTTTTTGGTGACACACGTTGTTATATGTACTCGGTGGAATGGCAGAAGCGTGGACTACCGCATGCTCATATCCTAATTTGGTTGCTGAACAAATTACATTCAAATGAAGTGGATGACATCATATCAGCTGAAATTCCTGATCCAGTCACTGATCCCCGTCTACACGACATTGTGACGACACAGATGGTGCATGGACCGTGCGGTGCATTAAATCCATTATCGCCTTGCATGGCTGATGGAAAGTGCACAAAACGATATCCGCGACCGTTAGTTGCTGAAACAGTCACAGGGAACGATGGATATCCAGTTTATCGTCGGCGTTCAAAAGAAGATAACGGTCGAACTATCAAAGTTAAAGTTCAAAATCAAGAGATTGAGATCGGAAATGAATTCATTGTACCATATTGCCCGCTGCTATCACGAATTTTCGAAACACATGCAAACGTTGAGAGTTGTCATTCGGCCaaatcaatcaaatatttgtgCAAGTACGTCACAAAAGGCAGCGACATGGCTGTGTTTGGTATTGCGTCGGAAAATGTGAATGACGAAATCAGCAACTTCCAAATGGGCAGATACGTCAGTACTAATGAAGCACTGTGGCGATTATTGTCATTTCAAATTCATGAAAGATATCCCACAGTTGTACATTTAGCAGTGCATTTGGAAAATGGCCAAGAGTTTACTTCACTGAGGCTAATGCGGCACAACGAGCTGAGAGACCACCATCGACAACATTGA
- the LOC126554027 gene encoding uncharacterized protein LOC126554027 yields the protein MTEKNEIVWWRKMYLDSISKYREEGRHIYFLDETWVNAGDCTWKTWVDTTVQSHRDAFLKGLSTGAVNPSGKGKRLIVLHIGSEDGFVPGGLLCFESKKNTSDYNDEMNGDTFREWMEGTLPRLKPNSVIVMDNASYHSMKIDKAPTSNTRKADIIKWLEDKGEVVDRTMVIPQLSHIVKRLKPAHNRYVIDELAKNSGYTVLRLPPYHCELNPIELAWSSVKNHVRMNNTTYKLPDVKKLLIEGIDRVDAQMWKNFISHTKKEEVKFYEVDNIIDEMLSAEKDDLVMTITGDTSSETDSDTE from the coding sequence ATGACTGAAAAGAATGAAATTGTTTGGTGGCGCAAAATGTATTTGGATAGCATTAGCAAATACCGGGAAGAGGGTCGACACATTTATTTTCTCGACGAAACATGGGTGAATGCTGGCGATTGTACATGGAAAACGTGGGTCGACACAACAGTACAGTCTCACCGGGATGCATTCTTGAAAGGTCTATCGACAGGTGCAGTTAATCCCTCTGGCAAAGGGAAACGACTTATTGTACTCCATATCGGCTCTGAAGATGGTTTTGTACCCGGTGGTTTGTTGTGTTttgaatcgaaaaaaaatacaagtgaCTACAATGATGAGATGAATGGCGACACATTTCGTGAATGGATGGAGGGCACTCTACCTCGCCTAAAACCGAACTCCGTAATTGTTATGGACAATGCGTCCTACCATTCCATGAAAATAGACAAAGCCCCAACATCGAATACACGAAAGGCAGATATAATTAAGTGGTTGGAGGATAAGGGAGAAGTGGTAGACCGAACTATGGTTATCCCTCAACTTTCACACATAGTGAAACGTTTAAAACCAGcacataataggtatgttattgATGAACTAGCAAAAAACAGTGGTTACACAGTATTACGACTTCCACCATACCACTGTGAGCTTAACCCGATTGAGCTGGCATGGTCATCGGTGAAGAACCATGTTCGGATGAACAACACAACTTACAAACTTCCGGATgtgaaaaaattactaatagaGGGCATAGATCGAGTTGACGCACAAATgtggaaaaattttattagtcaCACGAAAAAAGAAGAGGTAAAATTTTATGAGgtcgataatataatagacgAGATGTTGTCCGCGGAGAAAGATGATTTGGTGATGACTATTACGGGGGACACATCATCTGAAACGGATTCAGATActgaataa